One Synechococcus sp. CC9605 genomic window carries:
- a CDS encoding Y-family DNA polymerase, giving the protein MPQATALIDGNNFYASCEQSLDPALIGQPVVVLSNNDGCIVARSAEARALGIRMGTPYFKARRELERHNVVVRSSNYALYADMSQRMMSLLEAHCEELEVYSIDEAFGRIRRPRNGDLQGWARQLRARARQNLGLPIAIGLGASKAQAKLANRLAKQAPDHAGMFDLGQCDNPDRWLETIAIEDVWGIGRQLAHWCRLRGISNARHLRDMPSGELRAKCGVVGLRLQRELRGHACLPLELAPAPKQETCVSRSFSRPITSQEELHQAIATYVVRAAEKLRKQRQRAAALTIYTRTSPFAPGFYSQAASTQLDLPSNDTAVLLQAARPLVARIFRPHRQLAKAGVLTQHLQSHNILQTHLMVPMSEEQQQKRECLMQTIDRINRRYGRGTLQWAGCGLQPSWLMRREQLSRAATTRLQDLPVVKA; this is encoded by the coding sequence ATGCCTCAGGCCACGGCCCTGATCGATGGAAACAACTTCTACGCCTCCTGCGAACAGAGCCTGGATCCGGCTCTGATCGGTCAGCCCGTGGTGGTGCTGTCCAACAACGACGGCTGCATCGTTGCGCGCAGTGCCGAAGCCCGTGCCCTCGGCATCCGCATGGGAACGCCGTACTTCAAGGCGCGCAGGGAGCTTGAACGGCACAACGTGGTGGTGCGCAGTTCGAACTACGCCCTCTATGCCGACATGAGCCAGCGGATGATGAGCCTGCTGGAGGCCCACTGTGAAGAGCTGGAGGTGTATTCGATTGACGAGGCCTTCGGGAGGATTCGTCGTCCCCGCAATGGCGACCTGCAGGGTTGGGCACGCCAGCTGAGGGCACGGGCACGGCAGAACCTCGGCCTTCCGATCGCCATCGGCCTAGGGGCCAGCAAGGCGCAGGCCAAGCTGGCCAATCGCCTGGCCAAACAGGCCCCGGACCATGCCGGAATGTTCGACCTCGGACAGTGCGACAACCCCGATCGCTGGCTGGAAACCATTGCGATTGAAGATGTCTGGGGAATCGGTCGCCAATTGGCCCATTGGTGCCGCCTGCGGGGCATCAGCAACGCACGACATCTCCGGGACATGCCGAGTGGTGAACTGCGCGCCAAATGCGGCGTGGTGGGTCTGCGGCTGCAACGGGAGCTGCGAGGCCATGCCTGCCTGCCGCTGGAGCTGGCACCAGCACCGAAGCAGGAAACCTGCGTGAGCCGCAGTTTCAGCCGCCCCATCACCAGCCAGGAGGAGCTGCACCAGGCCATCGCCACCTATGTGGTGCGCGCCGCCGAGAAATTGCGCAAGCAACGGCAACGGGCAGCGGCCCTCACCATCTACACCCGCACCAGCCCGTTTGCTCCTGGGTTTTACAGCCAAGCGGCCAGCACGCAGCTAGACCTACCGAGCAATGACACAGCTGTGCTGCTGCAAGCGGCACGCCCCTTGGTGGCACGGATCTTCCGGCCCCACCGTCAATTGGCCAAGGCCGGCGTGCTGACGCAGCACCTGCAGAGCCACAACATCCTGCAGACCCATCTGATGGTGCCGATGAGTGAGGAGCAGCAGCAGAAACGGGAGTGCCTGATGCAGACCATCGACCGGATCAATCGGCGTTACGGGCGTGGAACCCTGCAATGGGCCGGTTGCGGACTGCAGCCCAGCTGGCTGATGCGGCGTGAGCAACTCAGCCGCGCCGCCACCACCCGTCTGCAGGATCTACCGGTGGTGAAGGCCTGA
- a CDS encoding LexA family protein: MELQHRPLPLQPKRSRLTLPLAGERVAAGFPSPADDYVDVGIDLNEQLIRHPTSTFFLHVSGESMTDAGIHDGDLLVVDRSLDPRPGQVVVAVLDGAFTLKRLMHHRGRLRLEAAHPDYPPLELHRCGEVQIWGVAIHVIHPL; this comes from the coding sequence GTGGAGCTCCAACACAGACCGCTTCCCCTGCAGCCCAAGCGCAGTCGGCTCACGCTGCCCCTGGCTGGGGAACGCGTCGCCGCTGGCTTCCCGTCCCCAGCCGATGACTACGTCGACGTGGGGATCGACCTCAATGAACAGCTGATCCGGCATCCCACCAGCACCTTTTTCCTGCATGTGAGCGGCGAATCGATGACCGACGCCGGCATCCACGACGGCGATCTTCTGGTGGTCGATCGCAGCCTCGACCCGCGCCCGGGCCAGGTGGTTGTGGCTGTGCTCGACGGTGCCTTCACCCTCAAACGCCTGATGCATCATCGCGGCCGGTTGCGCCTGGAAGCCGCCCATCCGGACTATCCGCCACTGGAGCTTCACCGCTGCGGCGAAGTGCAGATCTGGGGCGTCGCCATCCACGTGATCCATCCGCTCTGA
- a CDS encoding 2OG-Fe(II) oxygenase, protein MLHVIDNLLPASALQDLRDLCDIYGRLKEQHDGDAQFSWRPETGSPRSIHAAAQQAVVDRYLDEALLPLATPFAPQRAGVEWWCNTNNDLDWHIDKDELEGRCSGRFLLPLLSTVFYPHVSCAGGELLVADNPPIENGYQGPLPTFRSVISIPPVVNRLVLFSPGILHRINPFEGERYSVAVNIWEQAPLTTTAAEPQA, encoded by the coding sequence GTGCTGCACGTCATCGACAACCTTCTGCCCGCCAGCGCCCTCCAGGACCTGCGCGACCTCTGTGACATCTACGGGCGGCTCAAGGAGCAACACGATGGTGATGCTCAATTCAGCTGGCGACCCGAAACCGGTTCTCCCCGCTCGATTCACGCAGCCGCTCAGCAAGCCGTCGTCGATCGCTACCTCGACGAGGCCCTGCTCCCTCTGGCAACACCATTTGCCCCCCAACGGGCCGGAGTCGAGTGGTGGTGCAACACCAACAACGATCTCGACTGGCACATCGACAAGGACGAGCTGGAAGGTCGATGTAGCGGCCGCTTCCTACTGCCCTTGCTGTCCACCGTGTTCTACCCCCACGTGAGCTGCGCTGGCGGCGAACTCCTGGTGGCCGACAACCCTCCGATCGAGAACGGATACCAGGGGCCGTTACCCACCTTCCGCTCGGTGATCTCGATCCCACCGGTGGTGAACCGCTTGGTGCTGTTCTCCCCCGGCATCCTGCATCGGATCAATCCCTTCGAAGGCGAGCGCTATTCCGTGGCTGTGAACATCTGGGAGCAAGCGCCCCTCACCACAACGGCTGCAGAGCCACAGGCTTGA
- a CDS encoding 23S rRNA (pseudouridine(1915)-N(3))-methyltransferase RlmH, whose protein sequence is MNPARCRILAVGKVRRGWIQDGIDLYLKRLPGLTISELRDSNPDKEADAIRAALRPDETLIALMEQGDTLASVPFAQRLEQFGNQRLAFVIGGADGLTAELKAQAQWRLSLSPMTFPHELARLMLVEQLFRAQAIVQGSPYHRA, encoded by the coding sequence TTGAACCCGGCCCGTTGCCGGATTCTTGCGGTGGGCAAAGTGCGGCGTGGCTGGATTCAGGACGGCATTGACCTCTATCTGAAACGGCTGCCTGGGTTGACCATCAGCGAACTGCGCGACAGCAACCCAGACAAGGAAGCCGATGCCATCAGGGCAGCCCTGCGGCCCGATGAAACCCTGATTGCGCTGATGGAACAGGGCGACACCTTGGCGTCGGTTCCCTTCGCACAACGACTCGAGCAATTCGGCAACCAGCGGCTGGCCTTTGTGATTGGTGGAGCCGACGGTCTCACCGCCGAGCTCAAGGCGCAGGCCCAATGGCGACTGAGCCTCTCCCCGATGACCTTCCCCCACGAACTGGCGCGGCTGATGCTTGTGGAACAACTGTTCCGGGCCCAAGCGATTGTCCAAGGCAGCCCCTATCACCGCGCTTAG
- a CDS encoding pentapeptide repeat-containing protein — protein sequence MRKRFTAILISLVVFSCQWLLAAPAHAAMDVAKQVLIGADYSNKDLRGATFNLSNLREANLSGSDLRGASLYGAKLQDADLSGTDLREATLDAAVMTGTNLEDAVLEGAFAFNTRFSDVLITGADFTDVPMRGDQLKSLCAVADGTNSVTGRSTRESLGCA from the coding sequence ATGCGCAAACGCTTCACGGCCATACTGATCTCTCTGGTGGTGTTTTCATGCCAGTGGCTGTTGGCGGCTCCGGCCCACGCCGCGATGGATGTGGCCAAACAGGTGCTGATCGGTGCCGACTACTCGAACAAGGACCTGCGGGGGGCCACCTTCAACCTCAGCAACCTGCGCGAAGCCAACCTCTCCGGATCAGATCTGCGGGGAGCCAGCCTCTACGGCGCCAAGCTGCAGGATGCCGACCTCAGCGGCACCGACCTGCGCGAAGCCACCCTTGATGCCGCTGTGATGACTGGCACCAACCTTGAGGACGCCGTGCTGGAGGGAGCTTTTGCTTTCAACACACGTTTCAGCGATGTGTTGATCACGGGAGCCGACTTCACCGACGTTCCCATGCGGGGAGACCAACTCAAAAGCCTCTGCGCCGTTGCCGACGGAACGAATTCCGTCACGGGCCGCAGCACCCGCGAAAGTCTCGGTTGCGCTTGA
- a CDS encoding YraN family protein produces MGCQCSGGWAEQQALQQLEAQGWRLLDRNWHCRWGELDLVLERQLLLLVVEVKGRRMGHHDRHGLDAFHSAKRRRMARAISCWRAVHPASAEQLLRVKLALVPLNNTPSNDSLD; encoded by the coding sequence GTGGGGTGTCAATGCAGCGGTGGCTGGGCGGAGCAGCAGGCCTTGCAGCAGCTGGAAGCGCAGGGATGGCGATTGCTGGACCGCAATTGGCACTGCCGCTGGGGCGAGCTCGATCTGGTGCTGGAGCGGCAGCTGCTGCTGCTGGTGGTGGAGGTGAAGGGGCGTCGCATGGGGCATCACGACCGCCATGGCCTTGATGCCTTTCATTCCGCCAAACGGCGCCGTATGGCTCGCGCGATCAGTTGCTGGAGAGCGGTGCATCCGGCATCAGCTGAGCAGCTGCTTCGGGTCAAGTTGGCCCTTGTTCCCCTTAACAACACCCCGTCGAACGATTCGCTGGATTGA
- the rsmA gene encoding 16S rRNA (adenine(1518)-N(6)/adenine(1519)-N(6))-dimethyltransferase RsmA, which translates to MGFSGHHARKRFGQHWLLDESVLQRIIEAADLQSTDRVLEVGPGRGALTERLLAAGLKAVHAIELDRDLVQGLRDRFVVQPGFSLHQGDVLEAPLELSDGRIADKVVANIPYNITGPLLERLVGRLDRPVDPPYQRLVLLVQKEVAERIRARPGHSSFSALSVRMQLLARCHSVCPVPPRCFQPPPKVQSEVICLEPLPASERVMPDLAARVESLLKQAFLARRKMLRNTLAGVAEPNRLKDLAASAGFSLQQRPQELAPATWVALARGLNRGD; encoded by the coding sequence ATGGGTTTCTCCGGACATCACGCCCGCAAGCGTTTCGGTCAGCACTGGTTGCTGGACGAATCCGTGCTGCAACGAATCATCGAAGCCGCTGATCTGCAGTCCACCGATCGGGTGCTGGAGGTGGGGCCCGGTCGCGGGGCGTTGACCGAGCGTCTGCTGGCCGCGGGGCTGAAGGCGGTGCATGCGATTGAGCTCGACCGCGATCTGGTGCAAGGCCTTCGGGACCGTTTTGTGGTTCAGCCTGGGTTCAGCCTCCATCAAGGTGATGTTCTTGAAGCCCCACTGGAATTAAGTGATGGCCGCATCGCCGACAAGGTGGTGGCCAACATCCCTTACAACATCACCGGCCCACTGCTGGAGCGGTTGGTGGGCCGACTGGACCGGCCGGTGGATCCGCCCTACCAACGGCTTGTGTTGCTGGTGCAGAAAGAGGTGGCTGAACGGATTCGTGCCCGGCCTGGCCACAGCAGCTTCAGCGCCCTGAGTGTGCGCATGCAGTTGCTGGCCCGGTGCCATTCGGTGTGTCCGGTGCCGCCGCGCTGTTTCCAGCCGCCACCAAAGGTGCAATCGGAAGTGATCTGCCTGGAGCCCTTGCCGGCCTCGGAGCGGGTTATGCCGGACCTGGCCGCTCGGGTGGAATCGCTGCTGAAGCAGGCGTTTCTGGCGCGGCGCAAGATGTTGCGCAACACCCTGGCGGGTGTGGCTGAGCCAAACCGCTTGAAGGATCTTGCGGCCTCTGCGGGTTTCAGCCTGCAGCAACGGCCCCAGGAACTCGCGCCCGCCACCTGGGTCGCCCTGGCCAGGGGTTTGAATCGGGGCGACTGA
- the ispE gene encoding 4-(cytidine 5'-diphospho)-2-C-methyl-D-erythritol kinase — protein MITVSAPAKVNLHLEVLGLRSDGFHELAMVMQSIDLADRLSFQNTADAQLSLTCDDASLSVGDDNLILRAAQLLRDRSGFSELGASIHLEKRIPIGAGLAGGSSDGAAALVGLNALWGLGHSTADLERMAAELGSDMPFCVAGGCQLCFGRGEQLEAVPPTPQPLAVLLVKDPTVSVSTPWAYKRCRELKQSHYLADEAAFEQRRQALRSVDWLQPLRSDLPPPLRNDLQDVVAPETAAVRSALDLLDSVPQSLAVAMSGSGPSCFGLFSDLASCRHAQDQLATQLERAGLKAWSCALRSDGVRIEA, from the coding sequence ATGATCACGGTGTCGGCCCCGGCCAAAGTCAACCTGCACCTAGAGGTCCTGGGGCTGCGCTCGGACGGTTTCCATGAGCTGGCCATGGTGATGCAGAGCATCGACTTGGCGGATCGCCTGAGCTTTCAGAACACCGCCGATGCACAACTCAGCCTCACCTGCGATGACGCCAGCCTCAGCGTCGGCGACGACAACCTGATCCTCCGGGCCGCCCAGTTGCTGCGGGACCGTTCGGGTTTTAGTGAATTGGGGGCGTCAATTCATCTGGAGAAGCGCATCCCTATCGGTGCTGGCCTGGCTGGTGGCTCCAGCGACGGCGCCGCGGCACTGGTAGGTCTGAATGCTCTGTGGGGCTTGGGCCACAGCACCGCGGATCTGGAGCGAATGGCCGCTGAGCTCGGTTCAGACATGCCCTTCTGTGTGGCCGGAGGATGTCAGCTCTGCTTCGGGCGAGGCGAACAACTGGAAGCCGTGCCGCCAACGCCCCAACCCTTGGCGGTGCTCTTGGTCAAAGACCCCACGGTGAGCGTCTCAACGCCCTGGGCCTACAAGCGTTGCCGCGAGCTCAAGCAATCCCACTACCTCGCTGATGAGGCGGCTTTTGAACAACGCCGGCAAGCCTTGCGCAGCGTTGATTGGCTCCAGCCATTGCGCAGCGATTTGCCACCTCCTTTGCGCAATGACCTGCAGGACGTGGTGGCGCCCGAAACAGCTGCGGTGCGTTCGGCGCTCGATTTGTTGGACAGCGTTCCCCAAAGCTTGGCGGTGGCCATGAGCGGTTCTGGACCCAGTTGCTTCGGGCTGTTCTCCGATCTGGCGTCGTGCCGCCATGCGCAGGATCAGCTTGCTACCCAGCTGGAGCGTGCCGGCCTGAAGGCCTGGTCTTGCGCCCTCCGCAGCGATGGCGTGAGGATCGAGGCATGA
- a CDS encoding DUF3082 domain-containing protein — MTDVPTPESPEPRDPRKGPLSFLSGALTAGLLAWLALGLSRRMVVYFAVHPPHYSSPIAQNIAVTLKTLLVGLSFLATFSTAFVALGLTLVFLRSLFTARDQNPA, encoded by the coding sequence ATGACTGATGTCCCCACACCAGAGAGCCCCGAACCACGGGATCCGCGCAAAGGTCCGCTCAGTTTTCTCTCCGGAGCCCTGACGGCTGGGCTTTTGGCCTGGCTGGCCCTGGGGTTAAGTCGGCGGATGGTGGTGTACTTCGCCGTTCATCCCCCGCACTACAGCTCGCCGATTGCCCAAAACATCGCCGTCACCCTCAAGACCCTGCTGGTGGGTTTGTCCTTCCTGGCCACCTTCAGCACTGCTTTTGTGGCCCTCGGCCTGACCCTGGTGTTTCTTCGCAGTCTCTTTACGGCTCGCGATCAGAACCCTGCCTAG
- a CDS encoding pyruvate dehydrogenase complex E1 component subunit beta has protein sequence MAGTLLFNALREAIDEEMGRDPHVCVMGEDVGHYGGSYKVTKDLAEKYGDLRVLDTPIAENGFTGMAVGAAMTGLRPIVEGMNMGFLLLAFNQISNNMGMLRYTSGGNFTIPTVVRGPGGVGRQLGAEHSQRLEAYFHAVPGIKIVACSTPTNAKGLMKAAIRDNNPVLFFEHVLLYNLSEELPEGDYTCALDQADLVKEGTDVTILTYSRMRHHCLKAVEQLEAEGVSVELIDLISLKPFDMETISRSIRKTNKVIVVEECMKTGGIGAELIALITEQCFDDLDARPVRLSSQDIPTPYNGSLENLTIIQPHQIVEAAQALVNKGI, from the coding sequence GTGGCAGGAACACTTCTCTTCAACGCCCTTCGGGAAGCCATCGACGAGGAGATGGGGAGAGACCCCCACGTCTGCGTGATGGGGGAGGACGTCGGTCATTACGGCGGCAGCTACAAGGTCACCAAGGATCTGGCGGAGAAATACGGCGATCTCAGGGTGCTCGACACACCAATTGCTGAGAACGGCTTCACCGGAATGGCGGTTGGTGCGGCGATGACCGGTCTCCGGCCGATCGTTGAGGGCATGAACATGGGCTTCCTGCTCCTGGCCTTCAACCAGATCTCCAACAACATGGGGATGCTCCGCTACACCAGCGGGGGCAACTTCACCATTCCCACCGTGGTGCGCGGCCCCGGCGGTGTTGGGCGTCAGCTTGGTGCTGAGCACAGCCAACGGCTTGAGGCCTACTTCCATGCTGTTCCCGGCATCAAGATCGTGGCATGCAGCACGCCCACCAATGCCAAAGGCCTGATGAAGGCCGCGATTCGCGACAACAATCCTGTGCTCTTCTTCGAGCACGTCCTGCTGTATAACCTCAGCGAGGAGCTCCCCGAAGGCGACTACACCTGTGCCCTCGACCAGGCGGATCTGGTGAAGGAAGGAACCGATGTGACGATCCTCACCTACTCCCGGATGCGTCATCACTGCCTCAAGGCTGTGGAGCAACTGGAGGCAGAGGGTGTGAGCGTTGAACTGATCGATCTGATCAGCCTCAAGCCCTTCGACATGGAGACAATCAGCCGCTCCATCCGCAAGACCAACAAGGTGATCGTGGTGGAGGAATGCATGAAGACCGGCGGCATCGGAGCCGAGTTGATTGCGCTGATCACCGAGCAGTGCTTCGACGACCTGGATGCCCGGCCTGTGCGTCTTTCCAGTCAGGACATCCCCACCCCTTACAACGGTTCTCTGGAGAACCTCACGATCATTCAGCCGCATCAGATCGTTGAGGCGGCTCAGGCGTTGGTCAACAAGGGCATCTGA
- the secD gene encoding protein translocase subunit SecD: protein MARYQGWFALVLALAIGAGMFLVRTPLELGLDLRGGSQLTVEVKPAGEITRVGAEEMEAVKAVLDRRVNGLGVAESTLQTVGESQLVLQLPGEQDPTAAARVLGDTALLEFRAQKSDTEAEFRGLRQLRSQVEAILRLREDQIRRGETPEPLDLDQLKSTQQTLGLDGQASTEEEQLRQLLNKVDSDLLTMLEPAALTGKQLVTAGRQPLQNNPNNWEVTLNFDGEGAEAFADLTKSIAGTDRLLAITLDDQLISAASVGPQFKSAGISGGAATISGNFSAETARELEVKLRGGSLPLPVEVIEVRTIGPTLGAENIRRSLVASLSGLALVAVFMVVAYRLPGAVAVMALSLYALFNLAVYALIPVTLTLPGIAGFILSIGMAVDANVLIFERIKDELRRGNTLIRSIDTGFSEAFSSIVDGHLTTLISCAALFFLGTGLVKGFAATLGIGVLLSLFTALTCTRTLLRFLMGYAGLRRASNFLPTWQLPSPTA, encoded by the coding sequence ATGGCGCGTTATCAGGGTTGGTTTGCCCTTGTTCTTGCCCTGGCGATCGGCGCTGGGATGTTTTTGGTTCGTACGCCGCTGGAACTGGGCCTCGACCTACGGGGCGGCAGTCAGCTCACCGTTGAAGTGAAGCCAGCCGGCGAGATCACCCGGGTTGGCGCCGAAGAGATGGAAGCGGTGAAAGCCGTGCTCGATCGTCGGGTCAACGGTCTTGGTGTGGCTGAGTCCACCCTGCAGACGGTGGGTGAGTCGCAGCTGGTGTTGCAGCTCCCCGGCGAGCAGGATCCCACCGCCGCCGCGCGGGTTCTGGGCGATACGGCCCTGCTCGAGTTTCGTGCCCAAAAGTCCGACACCGAGGCTGAGTTCCGTGGGCTGAGGCAGCTCCGTTCCCAGGTGGAAGCGATCCTCAGGTTGCGTGAGGATCAGATCCGCCGTGGTGAGACCCCGGAACCACTGGATCTTGACCAGCTGAAGTCAACCCAGCAGACCCTGGGTCTTGATGGCCAGGCCAGTACAGAGGAGGAGCAGCTGCGTCAGCTTCTGAACAAAGTTGATTCCGATCTGCTCACGATGCTTGAGCCGGCAGCTCTGACGGGCAAGCAGCTGGTGACAGCAGGCCGCCAACCGCTCCAGAATAATCCGAACAACTGGGAGGTGACCCTCAATTTCGATGGTGAGGGTGCTGAGGCCTTCGCTGATCTCACCAAATCGATTGCTGGTACCGACCGGTTGCTGGCCATCACCTTGGACGATCAGCTGATCAGTGCCGCCAGCGTTGGCCCCCAGTTCAAAAGCGCAGGAATCTCAGGTGGAGCAGCCACCATTAGTGGCAATTTCAGCGCCGAAACGGCCCGTGAGCTGGAGGTGAAGCTGCGCGGCGGCTCCCTGCCCCTCCCGGTTGAAGTGATCGAGGTCCGCACCATCGGGCCCACTTTGGGAGCAGAGAACATCCGCCGCAGCCTGGTGGCTTCCCTCTCGGGTCTGGCTCTGGTGGCGGTGTTCATGGTGGTGGCCTATCGCCTGCCGGGGGCGGTGGCCGTGATGGCCCTGAGCCTTTATGCCCTGTTCAACCTGGCGGTGTACGCCTTGATTCCGGTCACCCTCACGTTGCCGGGAATCGCTGGTTTCATTCTTTCAATCGGCATGGCCGTGGATGCCAATGTGCTGATTTTTGAGCGGATCAAGGACGAATTACGGCGGGGCAACACCTTGATCCGGTCGATCGATACAGGCTTCTCTGAAGCCTTTTCATCGATCGTTGATGGTCACCTGACCACGTTGATCAGCTGCGCAGCTCTGTTCTTCCTCGGCACCGGCCTGGTCAAGGGCTTTGCCGCGACCCTGGGCATTGGTGTTCTGCTGAGTTTGTTCACGGCCCTGACGTGCACCCGCACCCTGCTTCGTTTCCTGATGGGCTACGCCGGTCTGCGTCGTGCCAGCAATTTTCTGCCCACCTGGCAACTTCCTTCCCCCACCGCCTGA